The following are from one region of the Salvia splendens isolate huo1 chromosome 2, SspV2, whole genome shotgun sequence genome:
- the LOC121759094 gene encoding nuclear cap-binding protein subunit 2-like: MASLFKDPTKLSAYRDRRFSGTQEEYEEALLTSTTVYVGNMSFYTTEEQVYELFSRAGEIKKMVMGLDKNSKTPCGFCFVMYYSREDAEDTVKYISGTILDDRPIRVDFDWGFQEGRQWGRGRSGGQVRDEYRTDYDPGRGGYGKIVQKELEAQRQLVDYGAGSLDSFAPVMQPNYGRQGGNYGQGGSSYRGRDYQRKRHREDDRRGPDFQRRKSDFVYRRNPDNEPRPEKNPRFRESGDSDEEEDDDRKRSS; this comes from the exons ATGGCCTCGCTCTTCAAG GATCCGACGAAATTGTCGGCGTATAGGGACAGAAGGTTTTCTGGGACTCAGGAAGAATATGAGGAGGCGCTGCTGACCTCGACCACGGTCTACGTGGGCAACATGTCGTTTTACACGACTGAGGAGCAGGTGTACGAGCTGTTCTCTCGGGCGGGGGAGATAAAGAAGATGGTCATGGGTTTAGACAAGAACAGCAAGACCCCTTGCGGGTTCTGCTTCGTAAT GTACTATTCCAGAGAAGATGCTGAAGATACTGTGAAATATATCAGTGGGACTATTCTCGATGACCGTCCTATTCGTGTTGACTTTGATTGGGGGTTCCAAGAAGGAAGACAATGGGGACGTGGACGGAGTGGTGGGCAG GTGCGGGATGAATATCGTACAGACTACGACCCAG GTAGAGGTGGTTATGGTAAAATAGTCCAGAAAGAGTTGGAAGCCCAGAGGCAGCTAGTTGATTATGGTGCTGGATCGCTAGATTCGTTTGCACCTGTTATGCAACCTAACT ATGGTAGGCAGGGTGGAAACTACGGTCAAGGGGGCTCCTCCTACCGTGGCAGAG ACTACCAACGTAAGCGACATAGAGAAGATGACCGCCGTGGGCCAGATTTTCAAAGGAGAAAGTCAGACTTCGTATATCGGAGGAATCCAGATAATGAACCCAGACCT GAAAAAAATCCGCGATTTCGAGAGAGTGGCGattcggacgaggaggaggatgacGATCGAAAGCGGTCGTCATAG
- the LOC121767913 gene encoding probable polygalacturonase At1g80170 isoform X1, translating into MLKIMNTLNLLCFLLLLLLPLRLASKQYSDSFDDVAFKVRETDDEDSNGRKKATSNVDAFGAEGDGVSDDTKAFVNAWKKACSKRGSSIFLVPKGKRYLVSATKFKGPCAGKLTIQIEGTIVAPDDIETWDPDFPRMWLGYYNLSNVSFEGKGVIDGSGSKWWAASCKRNKSNPCRGAPTALTIDSSSSVNVKDLTIRNAQQMHFIIGRSDSVRVSGVTISAPGDSPNTDGIHVTGSTNVVLQDCKIGTGDDCISIVSESSNIKMKNIYCGPGHGISIGSLGKNNSTGMVEKVVLDNAFIRDTTNGLRIKTWQGGSGYVRAVRYQNVRMENVSNPIIIDQFYCDSPSKCEDQASAVEVSEIFYRNITGTSATRITMKFACSDAFPCSNIVLSNINLQSEDDDEESYCNNASSFICGRVHPSADCLLSSALQEREGVVEDSISQHIIHTEL; encoded by the exons ATGCTTAAAATCATGAACACACTAAACTTGCTTTGCTTTCTCCTCTTGCTTCTTCTTCCCCTTAGACTTGCAAGCAAACAATATTCAGACAGCTTTGACGACGTCGCTTTCAAGGTGCGAGAAACAGATGATGAAGATAGTAATGGTCGGAAAAAGGCTACCTCAAACGTGGATGCATTTGGTGCCGAAGGAGATGGAGTTTCTGATGATACTAAG GCATTTGTAAATGCATGGAAGAAAGCTTGTTCTAAACGAGGATCTTCAATTTTCTTGGTTCCGAAAGGGAAACGATACCTCGTCAGTGCTACCAAATTCAAAGGGCCTTGTGCTGGCAAGTTGACAATCCAG ATCGAGGGAACAATTGTAGCACCCGATGACATAGAAACATGGGATCCGGACTTCCCTAGAATGTGGCTTGGATACTACAATTTGAGCAATGTATCATTTGAAGGGAAGGGAGTCATTGATGGCTCAGGCAGCAAATGGTGGGCTGCCTCGTGCAAAAGAAACAAATCTAAT CCATGCAGAGGAGCTCCCACG GCGTTGACTATAGATTCCAGCTCGTCTGTAAATGTGAAAGACTTGACTATTCGAAATGCACAGCAAATGCATTTTATCATCGGACGGTCCGACTCGGTCCGTGTTTCTGGTGTGACAATATCAGCCCCCGGTGACAGCCCCAACACTGACGGGATCCACGTCACCGGGTCGACAAATGTAGTACTCCAAGACTGCAAGATTGGAACAG GTGATGATTGCATCTCGATTGTGAGTGAAAGCTCGAATATCAAGATGAAGAATATATATTGTGGACCCGGTCATGGGATAAg CATAGGTAGCCTCGGGAAGAACAACTCCACCGGCATGGTCGAAAAGGTTGTGCTTGATAACGCCTTCATTCGAGACACAACCAACGGCCTCAGAATCAAAACATGGCAG GGAGGCTCCGGCTACGTGAGAGCTGTGCGCTACCAAAACGTGAGGATGGAAAACGTGTCAAACCCCATCATCATCGACCAATTCTACTGTGATTCACCGTCAAAATGTGAAGATCAG GCTTCAGCTGTGGAAGTGAGTGAAATATTCTACAGGAACATAACCGGGACTTCTGCAACGCGAATCACGATGAAATTCGCGTGCAGCGACGCATTTCCCTGCAGCAACATAGTCCTCAGTAACATCAACCTGCAGAGTGAAGATGACGATGAGGAGAGCTACTGTAACAATGCATCTAGCTTCATTTGCGGCCGTGTTCATCCTTCTGCAGATTGCCTGCTGTCTTCTGCATTGCAGGAGAGAGAAGGTGTTGTTGAGGACAGTATCTCTCAGCATATCATTCATACAGAATTATGA
- the LOC121767913 gene encoding probable polygalacturonase At1g80170 isoform X2, translated as MLKIMNTLNLLCFLLLLLLPLRLASKQYSDSFDDVAFKVRETDDEDSNGRKKATSNVDAFGAEGDGVSDDTKAFVNAWKKACSKRGSSIFLVPKGKRYLVSATKFKGPCAGKLTIQIEGTIVAPDDIETWDPDFPRMWLGYYNLSNVSFEGKGVIDGSGSKWWAASCKRNKSNPCRGAPTALTIDSSSSVNVKDLTIRNAQQMHFIIGRSDSVRVSGVTISAPGDSPNTDGIHVTGSTNVVLQDCKIGTGDDCISIVSESSNIKMKNIYCGPGHGISIGSLGKNNSTGMVEKVVLDNAFIRDTTNGLRIKTWQGGSGYVRAVRYQNVRMENVSNPIIIDQFYCDSPSKCEDQEHNRDFCNANHDEIRVQRRISLQQHSPQ; from the exons ATGCTTAAAATCATGAACACACTAAACTTGCTTTGCTTTCTCCTCTTGCTTCTTCTTCCCCTTAGACTTGCAAGCAAACAATATTCAGACAGCTTTGACGACGTCGCTTTCAAGGTGCGAGAAACAGATGATGAAGATAGTAATGGTCGGAAAAAGGCTACCTCAAACGTGGATGCATTTGGTGCCGAAGGAGATGGAGTTTCTGATGATACTAAG GCATTTGTAAATGCATGGAAGAAAGCTTGTTCTAAACGAGGATCTTCAATTTTCTTGGTTCCGAAAGGGAAACGATACCTCGTCAGTGCTACCAAATTCAAAGGGCCTTGTGCTGGCAAGTTGACAATCCAG ATCGAGGGAACAATTGTAGCACCCGATGACATAGAAACATGGGATCCGGACTTCCCTAGAATGTGGCTTGGATACTACAATTTGAGCAATGTATCATTTGAAGGGAAGGGAGTCATTGATGGCTCAGGCAGCAAATGGTGGGCTGCCTCGTGCAAAAGAAACAAATCTAAT CCATGCAGAGGAGCTCCCACG GCGTTGACTATAGATTCCAGCTCGTCTGTAAATGTGAAAGACTTGACTATTCGAAATGCACAGCAAATGCATTTTATCATCGGACGGTCCGACTCGGTCCGTGTTTCTGGTGTGACAATATCAGCCCCCGGTGACAGCCCCAACACTGACGGGATCCACGTCACCGGGTCGACAAATGTAGTACTCCAAGACTGCAAGATTGGAACAG GTGATGATTGCATCTCGATTGTGAGTGAAAGCTCGAATATCAAGATGAAGAATATATATTGTGGACCCGGTCATGGGATAAg CATAGGTAGCCTCGGGAAGAACAACTCCACCGGCATGGTCGAAAAGGTTGTGCTTGATAACGCCTTCATTCGAGACACAACCAACGGCCTCAGAATCAAAACATGGCAG GGAGGCTCCGGCTACGTGAGAGCTGTGCGCTACCAAAACGTGAGGATGGAAAACGTGTCAAACCCCATCATCATCGACCAATTCTACTGTGATTCACCGTCAAAATGTGAAGATCAG GAACATAACCGGGACTTCTGCAACGCGAATCACGATGAAATTCGCGTGCAGCGACGCATTTCCCTGCAGCAACATAGTCCTCAGTAA